The Pseudomonas sp. SCA2728.1_7 DNA segment ATCGATAGTTCTGCGGATTTGCGTGTCCTCGGTTCCACACTCATCCGTCCCTTCGCCGAACTCCTTGCGAATCACCAAGCCTTCCAGCACAGGGCGCAATTTGTTGCCTTCGCGCACATACAACGCCAAATCAGTTTTTGCGTAAGGATTGGCTCTGGAGCCGTGACTGGCGAATTTTGAACGCAAACCGAATGCACGGACATCAGCAGCCAATCGGTAACGGGCCGTATCGATCGTCAGATCGTCGAAACTAATGGCATCGGAATTGTAGGCACCCGGCTTTGCATAGGTAGCGAGGCTCTTGCCGCTTGTCGAACTGACGAGCGCCAGTTCCAGATCGAACACCCCCATTTCATCGTCGCCCGAATCGGAGAGAAATGAAGATTTCGCCGCAATCGACTGGTCGTTGTACGCCGGCCACGCTTTGCAGCGCGAAAGGGAATGGCCGTCGAACCTCTTCACTTCGCAAGCGGCCTGGGCTTGAGCGGCCATCGTCAAAAGGCCCATTGCGATGAAAGCGCCCAGCAGTGTGTTACGCGAAATCATTGTTCTTCCTTGAGTAAAAGACATCGGTCTTAGAGGCCTTTGAAATCTTCAGGCACTACGTAGTTTTTGCCGTCATAGCGAAGTGTCGTCAAGACCGGTTTTTGCGTGACGGTATTGGATACACACGCCTCGCCTTCGCCCTCGCCAACGGTCGAGCTACGGATCGTTTTGATCATCAGATCGGCAAAGCCATGGCTGCTGGTCTTGGCCAAAGCTACGGTTCGCGTAGTCTCGTAGCGCTCTCCCGCACAATTGCCATCCCACTCCCCGCCATATTCATAAACCACCAGCCGATCCATGACAGGACGCAATACGTTGCCGTCTTTCACATAGAGCGACAACCAGGTTTCATCCAGAGGATTCAGACGGGAAGAGCCTTTGAATCGAACCCGAACGCCAAAAGCCTGCAATTGCGGCGTGAGCTTATAGCGGGCGGTATCGAATTTCAGTTCGTCCAGCGCGATTGCATCTACAGAGAATGCCGAGGGCTGATAAAAGCTCGCTAACGGCTTGGAGTCTGCACTCGCCACCAAGGCCAAACGCAGATCGTAAAGCCCTACAGTCCCTGACTCGCCATACACCGGATCGGGCGAGAAATTGGCAGCAGCGGTGAGCGTCAGCCCGGGATACGCCGGCCAATCCTTGCAGAGGGAAAAATCCACCTCATGCGCCTTTGGCGCCGGCGTGCAATCGGCAAATGCCTGCCCCGCCAGCAACCACCCACACAATGCCGCACACCCGATCCAGCCAGACTTCACTGTCACTTCCCGCTCCTTGATGACTTTTTCAGTCGCGCACTATCCCCTGCTGTATCGACCCTTTCAACCGAATCATCAGCAAATCAAAACGTATTTCTTCCTACCCTGAAGACGAACGGAACTGGCTTCTCCCTGTATTACTCTGTAGTTTCTCGTATTACACATCACTACACCGAGTTCTCCATGTCCGTCATGTCCCTGCGTATCCCAGACGAAATTGCCGACACGCTCGCCAACCTCGCCAAAGCAACCGGTCGCACCAAGTCTTACTTGGCGGTGGATGCATTGCGTGAATACCTCGCACGCGAAGCCTGGCAAATCGAAGAAATTCAGAAAGCACTGAAAGAAGCCGACGCTGGTGATTTCGCTTCTGATGAGGAAGTCAGGGCCATCGCGGAAAAATGGAATGCCAATGCGAGTTGAGTGGCTAAAAACTGCGTTAAAAAATCTCGATGATGAAGCTGCCTACATCGCTCTCGATAATCCGAAGGCTGCTTCAGAATTTGTCCAGACTATTCTCGCCAACGTTGATCACCTCACTCGATTTCCCTCATCAGGTCGCGAAGGTCGCCTTCCGGGCACTCGAGAGTGGGTTGTTCCTGATCGCCCCTATTTGATTCCTTATCGCGTTCGCCAAAGCCGGTTGCAGGTTTTGCGTATTTTCCATACCCGACGGCTCCCACCCAAGGCGTGGTAGTAGCGACTTATGAGGGGCGCGCTATCCCCTCCTCAATCGTCCGGTTCAACCCGTTCAACGCCTGATCGCCCCCCCCCAACGCTTGTGCCACGGCGGGGTGTTTGAGAAGAATGGGCTGGCCGTTAGCTGATGTTATGAATCCACGACTTTCAGTGTCAGGAAGTCAGTCTTCGCGAGCAGGCTCGCTCCCACAGGGGAATGCATTTCAAATGTGGGAGCGAGCCTGCTCGCGAAAGCGTCATTGCAGGCGCCGCCAATCTCAGAACTTGTCTAGCGTGCGCAATTTCTGCGGCAAGCCCCACAACAGCAACGCCGCCGCAATCAGCGCCGCCACACCGATCACATACAGCGCCGGCGTGGTGCTGCCGGTCAGGTCTTTGATCCGCCCGACCATCACCGGGCTGACAATCCCGCCGAATTGCCCAAGGGTGTTGATCACCGCAATCCCGCCCGCCGCACCAGCGCCCGCCCCGGCGAGCAACTTCGGTGGCAAGGTCCAGAAGCTCGGAATCGAGGCAATGATCCCGGCGCCGAGCAAGCCAAGAGCGACGATCAGAAACGTCGTGTGGCTGGCGAAAATCCCCGCACTGAAAAAGCCGATAGCCCCCACGATGACCAACCCGGCAACAAACTTGCGCCGCTCACCGGTGGCATCCGACAAACGCCCGATTACTACCATGCTGATCGCCCCGCAAATGTACGGGATGGCCGTCAGCAGACCGATCATCACCGGGCTCTCGGTGCCGGCGCTGCGGATCAATTGCGGCGCCCAGAAATTCAAACCGTAGGACGCCACCTGAATCAGAAAGTAGATCAGACCCAAGGTCAGAAAACCGGGAATCTTCAACGCCGCGAGCAACGAACCACCACTCTTGTGCGGCTCATGCTGGGCGATGCGGCTGGAGAGCAATTTTTTCTCGTCAGCCGTCAGCCAGTGCGCATCCTCGATACGATCCTTGAGCAGCATCAGCACCAGAAAACCGAGACCGATGCACGGTACGCCGCCGAGCAGGAACAGCCAGTGCCAGCCGCGCATTTGCAGCACGCCGTCGAGGTGCTCCAGCACCAGCCCGGAGAACGGCGCGCCAACCAGCCCGGCAAATGCCGAAGCGAGAAACAGCATCGAGGTAATGCGACCACGGAAATGCTGCGGGAACCACAGCGTCAGGTAATACAGCACGCCCGGGGCAAACCCGGCTTCCATCGCGCCGATCACAAAGCGCAGCGCGTAGAACTGCCATTCGCTGTTGACGAAGACCATCGCTGCCGTCGCCACGCCCCAGGACATCATGATTCGGGCGATCCAGCGGCGTGCGCCAACCTTGTAGAGCATCATGTTGCTCGGCACTTCGAACAGCACGTAACCGACCACGAACAGCCCGGCGCCGAGGCCGTACGCGGTGTCGCTCAGGCTCAGGTCTGTCTGCAACTGGAACTTGGCGAAGCTGATGTTGATGCGGTCGAAAAAGGCGAACAGGTAGCAGACCATGATCAGCGGCATCAGGCGCCAGGCGACTTTGCTGACCAGGGCTTTTTCGGCGTCGTGATCGACGGACGGACTTGCGCCCGCCTCCATTACATTGAGGCTCATGGCTTTTCTCCAGACGGACTGCCGGTGGGCGTCCGATTGTTTTTGTTGTCTGGTATGCGTTTTTAACTGTAGGAGTGAGCCTGCTCGCGATAGCGCTGTATCTATCACCGCAAATGTTGCCTGACACACCGCTATCGCGAGCAGGCTCACTCCTACAGGGGGATTGGTGTTGTCAGGTGGGGATCGGGTGCAGGTCGCAGTTGCGCCCGGCCTTGGCCAGTTGGCCGGGGACTTCGTGGCCCAGCAGATCCGGCAAGCCACGCGAGAGTTTCAGCAGCAAAGGCAAATCGATGCCGGTGTGAATACCGATCTCATCGCACAGGTTCACCAGATCTTCGGTGCAGATATTCCCCGACGCGCCCGGCGCAAACGGACAACCACCGAGACCACCGAGCGCCGCATCGAAACGCCGCGCCCCCGCCTCATAGGCCGCCAGCACATTGCACAGACCCAGACCACGGGTGTTGTGGAAATGCAGGGTCAGATCAGCCGGTGAAACCCGCTGCAACACCCGCCGCACCAAGCGATCTACCTGACGCGGATTGGCCATGCCGGTGGTGTCGGCGAGGGTGATGCCGGCAATGCCGAGTTCCTGATAAGCATCGACGATTTGCAGTACGCGATCCTCGTCGATCTGGCCTTCGAACGGGCAACCGAACGTCGTTGCGATACTGCCGTTGAGGCGCACGCCGGAACCGCTGGCGAACGCGACAATCTCTGCAAACGCCGCCAGCGAATCCTCGCAGCGCATGCGCATGTTGGCCATGTTGTGCGTCTGGCTGGCGGACATCACCAGATTCAGTTCATCGGCACCCGCCGCCAACGCACGCTGCGCACCTTTGAGGTTGGGAATCAGCGCGACGTAAATCACCCCCGACTGTCGTTGAATGCCAGTGAAGACTTGCTCGCCGTCACGCAGCGCCGGAATGGCTTTCGGAGAGACGAACGAACCCGCCTCGATACGGCTGAAACCGGCCAGCGACAGCTGATCGATCAGGGCGATCTTGTCAGCGGTTTCCACCCAGGTCGGCTCGATCTGCAAACCATCGCGCGGCGAGACTTCCTGGACGATCAGGGTTTGCGAATAGTCGGTGATCATTGCACCACCCCTTGGCTTTTCAGGCGTTCGATGTCGAGTTCAGTCAGGCCAAGGCCGGCAAGAATACCGTCGGTGTGCTGGCCGAGTGTCGGCCCCGACCAGTTCACGCCGCCGGGGGTTTCCGAGAGTTTGGGGACGATGCCGGGCATTTTCACTGTTACACCGCCGGGCAACTCGGCACTGAGCAGCATGTCCCGTGCCTGATAGTGCGGGTCGGCAACGATATCGGCCACTGAATAAATTCGCCCGGCCGGCACTTCAGCGGCTTCCAGCGCGGCGAGCACGTCGTCGATCGGCAGGCTGCTGGTCCAGTGGGTAATCGCGGCGTCGAGCAAACCGCTCTTGGCCGCACGGCCATCGTTGTGAGCGAATTCTGCTGCTTCAGCCAAGTCATCACGGCCAATGGTTTGCATCAGACGTTTGTAGATCGGGTCGCTGTTGCCGGCGATCACCACGTAAGCGCCATCCGCCGTGAGGTAAGTGTTCGACGGTGCAATGCCTGGCAAGGCGCCGCCGCTGCGTTCGCGGACATGGCCAAGCATGTCGTATTCCGGCACCAGGCTTTCCATGACGTTGAACACGCTTTCGGCCAGCGACACATCGACAATCTGCCCGCCGCCCTGCCCGGTCTTGACCCGCAGCAGCGCCATCAACGCGCCGATCACCGCGTGCAGCGAGGCCAGTGAATCGCCGAGGCTGACGCCGACCCGTGCCGGTGGTGAACCGGGGGTGCCAGTGGTGTAACGAATGCCGCCCATGGCCTCGCCGATCGCGCCGAAACCAGGGCGATCGCGGTACGGGCCGGTCTGGCCGTAGCCAGAAATGCGCACGAGGGTGAGATTGGGGTTCAGCGCGTGGAGCACGTCCCAGCCGAGGCCAAGTTTCTCCAGCGCACCGGGGCGCAGGTTTTCGATGATGACGTCGGCATCGCTGGCCAGTTGCTTGACCAACTCGATGCCTTCGGCGGATTTCAGATTGAGTGCCAGCGATTTCTTGTTGCGTGATTGCAGGTACCACCACAGCGACGTGCCTTCGTGCAGCTTGCGCCATTTGCGCAGCGGGTCGCCCTGACCCATGGCTTCGATCTTGATCACCTCGGCGCCGAACTCGGCGAGCATGCGCGCGGCAAACGGCGCGGCAATCAGCGTGCCGATCTCGATCACTTTGATCGCACTCAAAGGGGCAGTCATCGCGGGGTACCTCTTGTTCTTGGAATAGGTGGCCAAGGCTAGAGGAACGATGATCGGGCAATCCAGCCGTGTCTCGGCAATGGGCGTTCGCCAAATGCGAACGCTCAGGAGTGATGTGGTGAATTCAAATCAGTCTTCGCGAGCAGGCTCGCTCCCACAGGGTTTCGTGGCGGCTGCAGATTCTGTGCTCAACACATATCCACTGTGGGAGCGAGCTTGCTCGCGAAGAGGCCGGGACATTCACTGAAGATCTATGCGCCCTGCCCCCGCAAATGCTCAAACAACATCCGGCTCACCGGCGACAATCCCGCCTCATCGCGCACCACCACAATCAACGCGCGATCCGACCAGTCATCCGTCAACGGCACTGCGTGCAACCCCAGCGCCTGGCCAAACAATTCATAAGCACGCTGCGGCAAGATGCCGATACCCATGTTGGCCTGGACCATCCGGCACACCGCATCGAACCCCGGCACATGAATGCGAATGCGCAGGACTTTGCCGGCCTGTCGCGCCGCCGCGTGAGTACGCATGTTGATCGAACTGGCGGCATGCAGTCCGACGTAGTCGCTGTCGAGCGTTTCAGCGAACGCCACCGACTCGCGCGCCGCCAACGGATGTTCCGGCAGCATCACCACCAGCAGTTTGTCCTGACGGTACAACACGCTGTGCAGGCCTTTGGTGTCGCTGTCGTTGGAACAAATACCGAGATCTGCCACGCCATCGAGCACGCCTTGAATCACTCCGGCGCTGGGCCGCTCTTCAAGGTCAGTCTTGACCTGCGGGTGCTGCGCGGAGAAGTCGCGCAAGTCTTCGGGAAGAAACTGAATGATCGCGGAGAGGTTCGCCAGCATGCGCACATAACCGCGCACACCGTGGCTGTGTTCGCCGAGTTCCAGGCCCATTTTCTCGACGTTGAACAGCATCTGCCGGGCATGATGCAGCAAGGTTTCCCCGGCCGGGGTCAGCGTCATGCCTTTGGCCTGACGCACGAACAAACTGATCCCGAGCGCCTCTTCCAGCTCCATCAGCCGTTTGCTGGCCGCCGACACCGCGATGGCTTCGCGCGAGGCCGCGCGGGTCAGCGTGCCCTCTTCGTGGACGGCGACAAACAGTTGCAGGGTGATCAGGTCGAGGCGGCGGATCAGGCTTTTTTGCAGCATGGAGGGCTCGCTGACTGGGGTTCGTCCGAGTCGGCAGGATAGCCCGGATTTATCTCCAACTGATCAACGGCCGGTGGTGTTACGCCGTTTTGCGGCAGGTGCGGTCAGCAGGCGGACCAGCTGCGCGTTGTTGTCGTTCCTTCCCAGCACCAGGATCGAAGACTCCTGCAGGCTGGCATCGATGGCGGCCCACGAAATGTCCATCGCACCCTCGACTTTGAATGCAGGATCCACGGCGCCATTGGACAGAAAGCCTCCCGTCAGTAAACCTCGTGTGCCCCCCGTGGTTTGTCCGACCGTGACGATTCTGTCATCCAGGGCGACCCCTTCTGTCCAGCTCCTTAGATCGAGGGCCCCTGTCGCCGGGGTGATAACAGGATCTTTGTCATTGAACGTTTCATCCGTCTCGCCGGTGTGGGTGATGCCGCTGATAAACGCATGCTGGAGTTTCTCCCCTGCCAATGCTTCCACCGCCGAACCGAGCAAGAGCAAGCGCTCTGTCCTTTGCTCAATGATTTGTTTCACCGTGCTTTCGAGTGGCTTGCCCTCCTTCTGAAGGCTCAACAACAATATCCCCTTGTTGCCAAACGCTTCTGCGACGTTTCCGCTGCTGTCGAACGCCGTGACCAATCCCTGGTTGGTGACTTCTGTTTTGCCGAACACCAGAATCAGCCCATTGCCCAGCTGGATGATCCCCAGCAACGTGATCGCCACCTGTGGCAGCGTCAGAACAATCCAGCCTTTGCTCGCGAACGATAAATCGTCCGAGCCATCGAGATGGAATCGCGCCAGCAATCCACTGCCTTTTTGCGAGGTCACGAACAACAGCCTGTCCGGCTCTGCTGCCTGTGGAGTGGACTTTGCCAGAATCAGACGCCCACCCGTGGCACCGGTCAGGAGGGGAATGCGCATGGGCATAATCCGATAGCCGTTGTTATTGCCGCCGAAGCTGATATCCGGCGAGCCGTCGGGCAAGAACCGAGCGATAACCTGTTGGTATTCGACGGTCGTGTTTTTGATCACGCCAATCACGCCGCACAGATAGATAAGACCGTTTGCAGCAACGATTAACTGTCCGCCTTGCGAGAGCAGGCCGCTGGCAAATTGGCCGTGGAGATAGCCCCCAGTACCAAAGTTCGAATACAGATCTCCATTGGCATCCAGACACACCAGGCCGTAATACGAAAGCCCCGATACCTCAACGGTTGCGCTGACCATGATCCGCCCCGACGGGGTTATCGCCACCCCATGGCCAATGGTCTTGCTCGCTCCGGGAAACTTCAGCGTTCGCAGGCCAAAGCGATCATCCAGTTCTCCCGCTGATTGTGCTTTTTTCTTTTTGGGGGCTTTCGATACTTTGGGTGCTGTGGCTTTCGGCATGTTCGTGTGCTCCTCAAAAGACCGGAATCGATCCCGTTGTCAAGGCATTCGATCCGAAGCACCCAAGCAAAACAACTGACAGAAATGACAGTTTT contains these protein-coding regions:
- a CDS encoding hydroxymethylglutaryl-CoA lyase; the protein is MITDYSQTLIVQEVSPRDGLQIEPTWVETADKIALIDQLSLAGFSRIEAGSFVSPKAIPALRDGEQVFTGIQRQSGVIYVALIPNLKGAQRALAAGADELNLVMSASQTHNMANMRMRCEDSLAAFAEIVAFASGSGVRLNGSIATTFGCPFEGQIDEDRVLQIVDAYQELGIAGITLADTTGMANPRQVDRLVRRVLQRVSPADLTLHFHNTRGLGLCNVLAAYEAGARRFDAALGGLGGCPFAPGASGNICTEDLVNLCDEIGIHTGIDLPLLLKLSRGLPDLLGHEVPGQLAKAGRNCDLHPIPT
- a CDS encoding LysR family transcriptional regulator — translated: MLQKSLIRRLDLITLQLFVAVHEEGTLTRAASREAIAVSAASKRLMELEEALGISLFVRQAKGMTLTPAGETLLHHARQMLFNVEKMGLELGEHSHGVRGYVRMLANLSAIIQFLPEDLRDFSAQHPQVKTDLEERPSAGVIQGVLDGVADLGICSNDSDTKGLHSVLYRQDKLLVVMLPEHPLAARESVAFAETLDSDYVGLHAASSINMRTHAAARQAGKVLRIRIHVPGFDAVCRMVQANMGIGILPQRAYELFGQALGLHAVPLTDDWSDRALIVVVRDEAGLSPVSRMLFEHLRGQGA
- a CDS encoding MFS transporter, which produces MSLNVMEAGASPSVDHDAEKALVSKVAWRLMPLIMVCYLFAFFDRINISFAKFQLQTDLSLSDTAYGLGAGLFVVGYVLFEVPSNMMLYKVGARRWIARIMMSWGVATAAMVFVNSEWQFYALRFVIGAMEAGFAPGVLYYLTLWFPQHFRGRITSMLFLASAFAGLVGAPFSGLVLEHLDGVLQMRGWHWLFLLGGVPCIGLGFLVLMLLKDRIEDAHWLTADEKKLLSSRIAQHEPHKSGGSLLAALKIPGFLTLGLIYFLIQVASYGLNFWAPQLIRSAGTESPVMIGLLTAIPYICGAISMVVIGRLSDATGERRKFVAGLVIVGAIGFFSAGIFASHTTFLIVALGLLGAGIIASIPSFWTLPPKLLAGAGAGAAGGIAVINTLGQFGGIVSPVMVGRIKDLTGSTTPALYVIGVAALIAAALLLWGLPQKLRTLDKF
- a CDS encoding ribbon-helix-helix protein, CopG family, producing MSVMSLRIPDEIADTLANLAKATGRTKSYLAVDALREYLAREAWQIEEIQKALKEADAGDFASDEEVRAIAEKWNANAS
- a CDS encoding type II toxin-antitoxin system RelE/ParE family toxin, whose translation is MRVEWLKTALKNLDDEAAYIALDNPKAASEFVQTILANVDHLTRFPSSGREGRLPGTREWVVPDRPYLIPYRVRQSRLQVLRIFHTRRLPPKAW
- a CDS encoding CaiB/BaiF CoA-transferase family protein, with the translated sequence MTAPLSAIKVIEIGTLIAAPFAARMLAEFGAEVIKIEAMGQGDPLRKWRKLHEGTSLWWYLQSRNKKSLALNLKSAEGIELVKQLASDADVIIENLRPGALEKLGLGWDVLHALNPNLTLVRISGYGQTGPYRDRPGFGAIGEAMGGIRYTTGTPGSPPARVGVSLGDSLASLHAVIGALMALLRVKTGQGGGQIVDVSLAESVFNVMESLVPEYDMLGHVRERSGGALPGIAPSNTYLTADGAYVVIAGNSDPIYKRLMQTIGRDDLAEAAEFAHNDGRAAKSGLLDAAITHWTSSLPIDDVLAALEAAEVPAGRIYSVADIVADPHYQARDMLLSAELPGGVTVKMPGIVPKLSETPGGVNWSGPTLGQHTDGILAGLGLTELDIERLKSQGVVQ